Genomic segment of Sulfurirhabdus autotrophica:
GGACATGTTGGTGGGGAGCAGCTATACATTGGCAACCCTAAGCTGTTTACCGATCTGGAGCTCCCATTCGACTTCGTACTGGTGCCGCGAATAAAACAATTGCAGAGCCAGGGCAAGACAGTAGTGCTGCTCGGAACTGAAAGTGCGCTTCATGGCTTGATTGCCATTGCTGATCCACTACGGCCGGAAGCTGTGCAGACCATCGCCGATCTGAAACAGGCAGGTATAGAAATGGTTGTGATGCTGACCGGAGACAATCCACTTACAGCCGCAGCTGTTGCTCAACAGGTGGGTGTGGATGAAGTACACGCGGAACTCTCGCCTGAGGATAAAACGCGCAAGGTTGCCGAATTGACCGCGCGCTATGGCAAGGTTGCAATGGTTGGTGACGGTGTGAACGATGCACCAGCGTTGGCAGCTGCACACGTAGGCATCGCCATGGGTGCGGCGGGGACCGATGTGGCACTGGAAACTGCGGACGTGGCACTGATGGGCGATGACCTGTCACGATTGCCTTACCTTATCTGTTTCAGTCGCCGCACCTCGAGGATTATTTTGCAAAATGTCGCGCTGTCCACTGTCGTGATTGGCACGCTTGTCGTTGGTGCAGTGAGTGGCTATTTTACGTTGCCCATTGCGGTGCTCGCTCATGAGATTAGCGAGTTTGTGGTGATTGCGAGCGGATTGCGTATGTTGCGGACCTGACACGCTTTTTGTTCATTTGACGAAACGAAATAATTTTGAACCGAGTTGTGGGAATCAATATACGTGCTTTGTTTAATTCAATTGTCAAAGTAGTTTGAAATGAAAATATTTATTACTCGCGGAATCGTCCACTACTGTTGCAATGTTTCTATTTCTAATAATTGACACAACTGAGCTATCAGGCAG
This window contains:
- a CDS encoding heavy metal translocating P-type ATPase; amino-acid sequence: VALNGYSEVLILAGAAALESRSQHPLAQAILKRAKADGIQPPPVEDFQSMTGSGARGHVGGEQLYIGNPKLFTDLELPFDFVLVPRIKQLQSQGKTVVLLGTESALHGLIAIADPLRPEAVQTIADLKQAGIEMVVMLTGDNPLTAAAVAQQVGVDEVHAELSPEDKTRKVAELTARYGKVAMVGDGVNDAPALAAAHVGIAMGAAGTDVALETADVALMGDDLSRLPYLICFSRRTSRIILQNVALSTVVIGTLVVGAVSGYFTLPIAVLAHEISEFVVIASGLRMLRT